CGTGCAACTCGAACAGGATCTGCTCGACATCGGCATCCGGCTTCAGGTGGCCGACCTCCTTGGCCAGCACGATGGCGCGGTGCAGGGCGGCATGCCAGGCCTTCACCATCGAGACCAGGGCGTCGCGCACCGGGCCAGGCCGGTCGTCGAACTCGACCGCGCCGCTGATATAGATGCAGCCCGAATCGATCTCCACCGACACGCGCCGCACCCAGCGCTCGTAGAGCGCGCGCAGGCGCGGCAGGCCGCGGGCCTCGCGGATCGCGGTGAAGAAGACCTCTTCCTCGAACTTGGCGTGATACTCGCGCACCACCGCGATCTGCAGTTCCTCGCGCGAGCCGAAATGGGCGAACACGCCCGACTTGCTCATCTTGGTGACGTCGGCCAAGGCGCCGATCGACAGGCCTTCCAGGCCCATGTGCGAGGCCAGGCCTAATGCGGCTTCAAGAATCGCGGCGCGCGTCTGCTGGCCTTTTTGCAGCGAACGCACGGCACGGCGCGGCGCCACTGCTTTCGCAGCGGTCCGGGCGCTGGGGTCTGGCGTAGCGGTCAAGGCAGGTCCTGGGAGTTTTGGGGCGTCCGCATAATAAAACGAACGATCGTTCTATTTTTGCCCAAAAGCCAAGTCTGACAAGCCGGGTTTTGCCGCAACTTCTAGGGGAAGCCGCCTAGAACCGCACGCTTGCCTAGGACCTGTTAACACTACGCCGATGGGCCGCGAAGGCTCGCCTCAGCGGGCCAAGCTAGGCGCAGCGCTGGCCCGCACTCGCGTGCGGGCCAGCGTTGCAACGACGCGTGGCCCGCCGAGACGAGCCTTCCCGCAGGGTTGGGGCCAGAAAGGCCGCAGGCCGCGTTGCAAATCCTCGCCGGGTGTCCAACCCGGCTGCGGTTTGCGCCTTGCCTGAGGCCTTTCTGGCCGACAACGCGACCCATTGGCGTAGTGTTAACAGGCCCTAGGCCGCCATGGCGCGTCGCGGCCCGGGCACAAAGCGCCCACCCCCGCGCGCCAGGCTTGAGTTAGCGCGCACTAATGCAGTACGCTGCGGGCAGGAGGTCAACGCTGTGGATGTTCTGCAACTTGATATCTCGGGCAGACCGCAAGCCTGGATCACGACCAAGGAAGCCGCCGTGATCTATGCCAGCGACGGTGTGGCCTGGACGCTTGGCGACCCCTGCCATGTCTTGCGCGGCGGCCTGCAGCGCCGCACCGGCATGCAATCGCGCATCGAAGTGCACCCCATCATCGCGGTACGCGGTGCCGTGCCCTCGCGGGCCTGGCGCCAGGCGCCGGCCCTCTCCAACCCCAAGCTGTTCGCGCGCGACCGCTATGTCTGCGCCTACTGCGGCCACAGCCACCATCCCGACGACCTGACCCGCGAGCACATCATCCCCAGTTCGCGCGGCGGGCACGACACCTGGATGAATTGCATCACCGCCTGCAAGAGCTGCAACGGCCGCAAGGGCAACCGCATGCCCGAAGAGGCCCACATGAGCCTGCTATACCTGCCCTATGTGCCGAGCCTGCACGAGGACATG
This portion of the Paucibacter sediminis genome encodes:
- a CDS encoding TetR/AcrR family transcriptional regulator; the encoded protein is MTATPDPSARTAAKAVAPRRAVRSLQKGQQTRAAILEAALGLASHMGLEGLSIGALADVTKMSKSGVFAHFGSREELQIAVVREYHAKFEEEVFFTAIREARGLPRLRALYERWVRRVSVEIDSGCIYISGAVEFDDRPGPVRDALVSMVKAWHAALHRAIVLAKEVGHLKPDADVEQILFELHGLILSLHHDARFMRSPGAIGRAEAGFERAIQSYATPAGLKADREHSPKSAAAAIKKRP
- a CDS encoding HNH endonuclease codes for the protein MDVLQLDISGRPQAWITTKEAAVIYASDGVAWTLGDPCHVLRGGLQRRTGMQSRIEVHPIIAVRGAVPSRAWRQAPALSNPKLFARDRYVCAYCGHSHHPDDLTREHIIPSSRGGHDTWMNCITACKSCNGRKGNRMPEEAHMSLLYLPYVPSLHEDMILRGRRILADQMEFLLASVPRSSRLHA